One genomic region from Equus asinus isolate D_3611 breed Donkey chromosome 8, EquAss-T2T_v2, whole genome shotgun sequence encodes:
- the RTN4R gene encoding reticulon-4 receptor — MKRASAGGSRLLAWVLWLQAWRVAAPCPGACVCYNEPKVTTSCPQQGLQAVPADIPAASQRVFLHGNRIVHVPAAGFRACRNLTILWLHSNALARIDATAFAGLALLEQLDLSDNSQLRSVDPATFHGLGRLHTLHLDRCGLQELGPGLFRGLVALQYLYLQDNGLQALPDDAFRDLGNLTHLFLHGNRIPSVPERAFRGLHSLDRLLLHQNRVARVHPHAFRDLGRLMTLYLFANNLSALPAEALAPLRALQYLRLNDNPWVCDCRARPLWVWLRQFRGSSSELLCSLPPRLAGRDLKRLAATDLEGCAVASRPSHPVWTGGPANEEPLGLPKCCQPDAADKASVLEAGSPASAGNALKGRAPSGDSPPGNGSGPRHINDSPFGTLPGSAKPPLTVLRPEGSEPPGPPTTGPRRRPGCSRKNRTRSQCRLGQAGSGGGGAGDSEGSGALPSLACSLAPLGFALVLWTVFGSC, encoded by the coding sequence gGAGCCGGCTGCTGGCCTGGGTGCTGTGGCTACAGGCATGGCGGGTGGCGGCACCGTGCCCAGGCGCCTGTGTGTGCTACAACGAGCCCAAGGTGACGACGAGCTGCCCACAGCAGGGTCTCCAAGCCGTGCCGGCTGACATCCCGGCTGCCAGCCAGCGCGTCTTCCTGCACGGTAACCGCATTGTGCACGTGCCGGCCGCTGGCTTCCGCGCCTGTCGCAACCTCACCATCCTGTGGCTGCACTCGAATGCACTGGCCCGCATCGATGCCACCGCCTTTGCCGGCCTGGCCCTCCTGGAGCAGCTGGACCTCAGTGACAACTCACAGCTACGCTCTGTGGACCCCGCCACGTTCCATGGCCTGGGCCGCCTGCACACGCTGCACCTGGACCGCTGTGGCCTGCAGGAGCTGGGCCCCGGCCTCTTCCGTGGCCTGGTCGCCCTGCAGTACCTCTACCTGCAGGACAACGGGCTACAGGCACTGCCTGACGATGCCTTCCGCGACCTGGGCAACCTCACGCACCTCTTCCTGCACGGCAACCGCATCCCCAGCGTGCCCGAGCGCGCCTTCCGTGGCCTGCACAGCCTTGACCGCCTCTTGCTGCACCAGAACCGCGTGGCCCGCGTGCACCCGCACGCCTTCCGCGACCTGGGCCGCCTCATGACCCTCTACCTGTTTGCCAACAACCTCTCGGCGCTGCCCGCGGAGGCCCTGGCGCCCCTTCGAGCGCTGCAGTACCTGCGGCTCAACGACAACCCCTGGGTATGCGACTGCCGGGCGCGCCCGCTCTGGGTGTGGCTGCGGCAGTTCCGAGGCTCCTCGTCTGAGCTGCTCTGCAGCCTGCCCCCACGCCTGGCCGGCCGTGACCTCAAGCGCCTGGCTGCCACCGACCTGGAGGGCTGCGCCGTGGCCTCCAGGCCCTCCCATCCTGTCTGGACCGGCGGGCCTGCCAACGAGGAACCCCTGGGGCTGCCCAAGTGCTGCCAGCCAGACGCCGCAGACAAGGCCTCGGTGCTGGAGGCCGGGAGTCCAGCCTCGGCTGGCAATGCACTCAAGGGACGTGCACCGTCCGGCGACAGCCCACCCGGCAACGGCTCCGGCCCACGGCACATCAATGACTCCCCCTTCGGGACCCTGCCTGGCTCAGCCAAGCCCCCGCTGACAGTGCTGAGGCCTGAGGGCTCCGAGCCCCCTGGCCCCCCCACCACGGGCCCTCGCCGGAGACCAGGCTGCTCCCGCAAGAACCGCACGCGCAGCCAGTGCCGTCTGGGCCAGGCAGGCAGTGGGGGTGGTGGGGCCGGTGACTCAGAGGGCTCGGGCGCTCTGCCCAGCCTCGCCTGCAGCCTCGCACCCCTGGGCTTTGCACTGGTGCTCTGGACAGTGTTCGGGTCCTGCTGA